One genomic window of Micromonospora sp. WMMD1128 includes the following:
- a CDS encoding glycosyltransferase family 39 protein, giving the protein MNDADTMVLPRLGSAEVGVEDPWGEDGPPRPRRSTARAAARAARWRVAAWLLPALLMGGLGGAGLGTAGPRAGEAATWRAATSPWPDALGGGPVPLVPYHLLMRGWAALFGADPVALRVPSLLAMVGAAALVGALAARMFAPGTGVLAGVLLAALPVSARCAREAQPYALAVFAAVLATWLLLPVLDRPRARRLAAYAGAVVLLGLCQVGALLLLAGHGWVVFAFRRRAAGRWLAAAAPGVLAVAALVGSGVRADGLFPPGVRIDPAALAATPRELFGAAALGATLAGLALFSLPLRYAAAICTAWALVPALGLLVVARAAPVWSPDALLFTVPAWAVLGAVALARLRPGAASS; this is encoded by the coding sequence GTGAACGACGCGGACACCATGGTCCTGCCCCGGCTCGGGTCGGCCGAGGTCGGCGTCGAGGACCCGTGGGGTGAGGACGGGCCGCCCCGTCCGCGCCGGTCCACCGCCCGCGCCGCGGCCCGCGCCGCCCGGTGGCGGGTGGCCGCGTGGCTGCTGCCGGCGCTGCTGATGGGCGGCCTCGGCGGCGCCGGGCTCGGGACCGCGGGGCCGCGGGCCGGGGAGGCGGCCACCTGGCGCGCCGCCACGTCGCCGTGGCCCGACGCGCTGGGCGGTGGTCCGGTCCCGCTCGTGCCGTACCACCTGCTGATGCGTGGTTGGGCGGCGCTCTTCGGCGCCGACCCCGTCGCCCTGCGCGTACCCTCGCTGCTGGCGATGGTCGGGGCCGCCGCGCTCGTCGGCGCGCTTGCCGCCCGGATGTTCGCGCCCGGCACCGGCGTGCTGGCCGGCGTGCTCCTCGCGGCGCTGCCCGTCTCGGCGCGGTGCGCGCGCGAGGCCCAGCCGTACGCCCTGGCGGTGTTCGCGGCCGTGCTCGCCACCTGGCTGCTGCTGCCGGTCCTGGACCGGCCGCGCGCGCGCCGGCTCGCCGCCTACGCCGGCGCGGTGGTCCTGCTCGGCCTGTGCCAGGTCGGCGCGTTGCTGCTGCTCGCCGGCCACGGCTGGGTGGTGTTCGCCTTCCGTCGCCGCGCCGCCGGCCGGTGGCTGGCCGCCGCGGCGCCGGGGGTGCTCGCGGTCGCCGCGCTGGTCGGGTCCGGGGTGCGCGCCGACGGGCTGTTCCCGCCGGGCGTGCGGATCGATCCGGCCGCGCTGGCGGCGACGCCCCGGGAGCTGTTCGGCGCCGCCGCGCTCGGCGCGACGCTCGCCGGCCTGGCCCTGTTCAGCCTTCCCCTCCGGTATGCCGCCGCGATCTGCACCGCGTGGGCGCTGGTGCCGGCGCTCGGCCTGCTCGTCGTCGCCCGGGCGGCCCCGGTCTGGTCGCCGGACGCCCTGCTCTTCACGGTGCCGGCCTGGGCGGTGCTCGGCGCGGTCGCCCTGGCCCGGCTGCGCCCCGGGGCGGCCTCCTCCTGA
- a CDS encoding FAD-dependent monooxygenase, translated as MRRLRARPGCAPAVGPAWADVVGQLRALTGGLRHELLRDALDSYGFVVVTEWTDEAALRAYRDGPVATRLADLLRPLTDPAGPPDYPLLTETEEGAGPVYVDVELTVPCARLAEFHRGYPEVVRRMTAVPGYRREQLLREPGSDTHHIVAEWDGAAEFLDWIADPAHASAQAGPIAPFLLDIRRRLFHVVPDGGGRRHHTTVREADVQRTTDVLVVGAGPTGLTAAVELARRGVDCQVIEKLAAPPGQADKAIGVHCRTMEIWEEQGVVREAMDAGIWLTGNMVFVNGVQTHRMSWELPGLPYAHLGLPQYETERILTARLATLGVRPRRGAELVDFTQDADGVTAAVRTADGATETVRAAYLVGCDGAHSRVRERLGLTFTGGLGRFPQLFMLVDVDVDWDMPDGHLLRFLHTTDGQMDGMLVCVPLRGEHRYRIATLAPPRFFAQTGGQDAPPGFSEELASPTLDDVQAALDRLAPPGTRASNLRWSSVFRISHGIVDRYRHGRVFVAGDAAHLHPPAGGQGMNTGIQDAWNLAWKLALAVRGLAAPGLLDSYEAERRPEGEEIVGRAVRLAGTEELDRADLERQFRQEMSLLLSYAGSPLVGETVADPAALGDAPRPGDRAPDVEGLRRRGVGHPLRLRDLTRGTRHTLLLYADATAGAAELAGLADLCADARRQAGGELDAYLLLDPDVDEPRLADPPVLRDADRRFRAGYGLAGTGLYLIRPDGHVGFRGAPVDADALRKHLGLVFGGAR; from the coding sequence ATGCGTCGGCTTCGGGCGCGTCCCGGTTGCGCGCCCGCGGTGGGCCCGGCCTGGGCGGACGTGGTCGGGCAGCTCCGCGCCCTCACCGGCGGCCTGCGCCACGAGCTGCTCCGCGACGCCCTGGACTCGTACGGCTTCGTCGTGGTCACCGAGTGGACCGACGAGGCGGCGCTGCGCGCGTACCGGGACGGTCCGGTGGCGACGCGCCTGGCCGACCTGCTCCGGCCGCTGACCGACCCGGCCGGGCCGCCCGACTATCCGCTGCTGACCGAGACGGAGGAGGGCGCCGGCCCGGTCTACGTGGACGTGGAGTTGACCGTGCCGTGCGCCCGCCTCGCCGAGTTCCACCGCGGCTACCCCGAGGTGGTGCGGCGGATGACCGCCGTGCCGGGCTACCGGCGCGAGCAACTGCTCCGCGAACCCGGCTCGGACACGCACCACATCGTCGCCGAGTGGGACGGCGCGGCCGAGTTCCTCGACTGGATCGCCGATCCGGCCCACGCCTCGGCGCAGGCCGGGCCGATCGCACCGTTCCTGCTGGACATCCGGCGCCGCCTCTTCCACGTCGTGCCCGACGGTGGGGGCCGCCGACACCACACCACGGTCAGGGAGGCCGACGTGCAGAGGACAACTGACGTACTTGTCGTCGGGGCGGGCCCCACCGGGCTGACCGCCGCCGTCGAGCTGGCCCGCCGCGGCGTCGACTGCCAGGTGATCGAGAAGCTGGCGGCCCCGCCGGGCCAGGCCGACAAGGCGATCGGCGTGCACTGCCGCACCATGGAGATCTGGGAGGAGCAGGGCGTCGTCCGGGAGGCGATGGACGCCGGCATCTGGCTCACCGGCAACATGGTCTTCGTCAACGGCGTGCAGACCCACCGGATGAGCTGGGAGCTGCCCGGCCTGCCCTACGCCCACCTCGGCCTGCCGCAGTACGAGACCGAGCGGATCCTCACCGCCCGGCTCGCCACGCTCGGCGTCCGTCCGCGACGCGGCGCCGAGCTCGTCGACTTCACCCAGGACGCCGACGGCGTGACCGCCGCCGTCCGCACCGCCGACGGCGCCACCGAGACGGTACGGGCGGCGTACCTCGTCGGCTGCGACGGCGCGCACAGCCGGGTGCGCGAGCGGCTCGGGCTCACCTTCACCGGCGGGCTGGGCCGCTTCCCGCAACTGTTCATGCTCGTCGACGTCGACGTGGACTGGGACATGCCGGACGGGCACCTGCTGCGGTTCCTGCACACCACCGACGGGCAGATGGACGGGATGCTCGTCTGCGTGCCGCTGCGCGGCGAGCACCGCTACCGCATCGCCACCCTGGCCCCGCCCCGGTTCTTCGCCCAGACCGGTGGGCAGGACGCCCCGCCCGGGTTCAGCGAGGAACTCGCCTCACCGACCCTCGACGACGTGCAGGCCGCCCTCGACCGGCTCGCGCCGCCCGGCACCCGGGCGTCGAACCTGCGCTGGTCGTCGGTGTTCCGGATCAGCCACGGCATCGTCGACCGCTACCGCCACGGCCGGGTCTTCGTCGCCGGCGACGCCGCCCACCTGCACCCGCCGGCCGGTGGGCAGGGCATGAACACCGGCATCCAGGACGCCTGGAACCTGGCCTGGAAGCTGGCCCTGGCGGTACGCGGGCTCGCCGCGCCGGGGCTGCTCGACAGCTACGAGGCCGAGCGGCGCCCGGAGGGCGAGGAGATCGTCGGCCGGGCGGTGCGGCTGGCGGGCACCGAGGAACTGGACCGCGCCGATCTGGAACGGCAGTTCCGCCAGGAGATGTCGCTGCTGCTCAGTTACGCCGGCAGCCCGCTGGTCGGGGAGACCGTCGCGGACCCGGCCGCGCTCGGCGACGCGCCCCGGCCCGGCGACCGCGCGCCGGACGTCGAGGGCCTGCGCCGGCGCGGCGTCGGCCACCCGCTGCGGCTCCGGGACCTGACCCGGGGAACCCGGCACACGCTGCTGCTCTACGCCGACGCCACGGCCGGCGCGGCGGAGCTGGCCGGTCTCGCCGACCTCTGCGCCGACGCGCGTCGGCAGGCCGGCGGGGAGCTCGACGCGTACCTGCTGCTGGACCCGGATGTCGACGAGCCGCGACTGGCCGACCCGCCGGTGCTGCGCGACGCCGACCGCCGGTTCCGGGCCGGGTACGGCCTGGCCGGCACCGGGCTCTACCTGATCCGCCCGGACGGGCACGTCGGTTTCCGGGGCGCCCCGGTCGACGCCGACGCGCTCCGCAAGCACCTGGGCCTGGTGTTCGGCGGCGCCCGGTGA
- a CDS encoding antibiotic biosynthesis monooxygenase family protein translates to MRTREGCAERFEAEWRTAAEEIRTLDGCLHQDLVRDADDPRSYLIISDWADRERLDAFGRSAHRDRLLRVVRELRESAQRHTYQVLHSVSGEPGEEAR, encoded by the coding sequence ATGCGGACCCGGGAGGGCTGCGCGGAGCGTTTCGAGGCCGAGTGGCGCACCGCCGCCGAGGAGATCCGCACCCTGGACGGCTGCCTGCACCAGGATCTGGTCCGCGACGCCGACGACCCGCGCAGCTATCTGATCATCAGCGACTGGGCGGACCGGGAACGGTTGGACGCGTTCGGCCGCAGCGCGCACCGGGACCGGCTGCTGCGGGTGGTCCGCGAGTTGCGCGAGTCCGCCCAGCGGCACACGTACCAGGTGCTGCACAGCGTGTCCGGCGAGCCGGGGGAGGAGGCCCGATGA
- a CDS encoding glycosyl hydrolase, with amino-acid sequence MLRLSVPRVGLALAGALLLAYAFVVAPGVWRGPGADVPDRRAGGTAPEAVATADAPAAATTGPAGVFPPAGRTFVGVMTEKGPYDLTAVDRFADAAGRAPQVMLFSAGWASAAFDRSLFDRIAERHMMPMLGWEPWDHAVDVAARDTGLPARQVDRLRSTQPDYRLARIAAGDFDGYLRSWAEGVRSLGYPVAIRFAHEMNGDWYPWCERANGNHPGDYVRAWRHVHDVFTAAGATNVTWVWSPNARWDKTTAGLTGLYPGDDYVDWVGVTGYYGMGAFTTSYSTFDEIFGPTIAEIRAVTRRPLVVTETGAADTGGRKAQWIRDTFEALPRYPYLIGLIWFEVDKEQDWRVAGSPDASAAFAESVAADRYDVTWSPAMRPRTAAD; translated from the coding sequence GTGCTGAGGCTGAGCGTGCCCCGGGTGGGCCTGGCGCTGGCCGGCGCGCTGCTGTTGGCGTACGCCTTCGTGGTGGCGCCGGGCGTGTGGCGCGGCCCGGGCGCGGACGTACCGGACCGGCGCGCCGGGGGAACCGCGCCGGAGGCGGTGGCGACGGCCGACGCCCCGGCGGCGGCCACGACCGGTCCCGCCGGCGTGTTCCCGCCGGCCGGCCGGACGTTCGTCGGGGTGATGACCGAGAAGGGACCGTACGACCTGACCGCCGTGGACCGGTTCGCCGACGCCGCCGGGCGGGCGCCGCAGGTGATGCTCTTCAGCGCCGGCTGGGCGTCCGCCGCCTTCGACCGGAGCCTGTTCGACCGGATCGCCGAGCGGCACATGATGCCGATGCTGGGCTGGGAGCCGTGGGACCACGCGGTGGACGTCGCGGCCCGGGACACCGGCCTGCCGGCCCGCCAGGTCGACCGGCTCCGCTCCACCCAGCCGGACTACCGGCTGGCCCGCATCGCCGCCGGTGACTTCGACGGCTACCTGCGGTCGTGGGCCGAGGGCGTGCGGTCGCTCGGCTATCCGGTGGCGATCCGGTTCGCGCACGAGATGAACGGCGACTGGTACCCGTGGTGCGAGCGGGCCAACGGCAACCACCCGGGCGACTACGTGCGCGCCTGGCGGCACGTGCACGACGTCTTCACCGCCGCCGGGGCCACGAACGTGACCTGGGTGTGGAGCCCGAACGCGCGGTGGGACAAGACCACCGCCGGGCTGACCGGGCTCTACCCGGGCGACGACTACGTCGACTGGGTCGGCGTCACCGGCTACTACGGCATGGGCGCGTTCACCACGTCGTACTCGACCTTCGATGAGATCTTCGGGCCGACCATCGCCGAGATCCGCGCCGTGACGCGCCGGCCGCTCGTCGTCACCGAGACCGGCGCCGCGGACACCGGCGGGCGCAAGGCCCAGTGGATCCGGGACACGTTCGAGGCGCTGCCCCGCTATCCGTACCTGATCGGGTTGATCTGGTTCGAGGTGGACAAGGAGCAGGACTGGCGCGTGGCCGGCTCGCCGGACGCCTCGGCGGCGTTCGCCGAGTCGGTCGCCGCCGACCGGTACGACGTGACCTGGTCACCGGCGATGCGGCCACGGACCGCGGCGGACTGA
- a CDS encoding glycoside hydrolase family 3 N-terminal domain-containing protein codes for MTEVHAVVGGPVPAQAGPDHDRRDAPAGEARVRELLGRMTIEEKVAQLVGFWEKEDGEAVAPLQGEFADSGRLEDFSRHGLGHLTRAYGTRPVDAAARAAWLWKFQRDLVTGTRLGIPALVHEECLTGLSAWKAATFPTPLAWGAAFDPDLVTEMAAAIGASMRALGIHQGLSPVLDVIRDPRWGRVDECIAEDPYLVGTVGTSYVRGLQSQGVHATLKHFAGYSASRAGRNFAPVHAGPREMADVLLPPFEMAILDGDARSVMHSYAEVDGVPVAADPAMLTGVLRDRWGFDGTVVADYFGVAFLNLLHHVAADNADAAAQALAAGLDIELPTGDAYLTLPASVRAGVVDETFVDRAVLRILRQKLELGLLDATFTEEPPGAIDLDPPEHRAIARRLAEESVVLVGNDGVLPLPAGRRVAVVGPNADRQGALFGCYSFLNHVLVQHPGVETGIEVPTVLDAVRGEFGADHVTWAGGCDVDSDDRSGFDEAVATASAADVAVLVVGDHAGLFGRGTVGEGCDRDDLELPGVQRELVEAVLATDTPVVLVLLTGRPYAVGWALSRCAAVVQTFFPGEEGAGAIAGVLSGRVNPSGRLPVSLPGSAGAQPYSYLHPTLGEGSNGTNLPATPVASFGHGLSYTTFAHSDLTVPATVPADGALRVTVRVTNTGAVAGDDVVQLYGRDVVASVTRPVAQLLGYQRVRLEPGQSVTVELTVPTTRLAFSDRTLTRVVEPGDVELWVGTSVRQDTQASTTLVGDVVEVTNASPRWTTTKLG; via the coding sequence ATGACAGAGGTCCACGCGGTGGTGGGCGGGCCGGTGCCGGCCCAGGCAGGTCCGGATCACGACCGGCGGGACGCACCGGCCGGTGAGGCCCGCGTCCGGGAGTTGCTCGGCCGGATGACGATCGAGGAGAAGGTCGCGCAGCTCGTCGGGTTCTGGGAGAAGGAGGACGGCGAGGCGGTCGCGCCCCTGCAGGGCGAGTTCGCCGACAGCGGCCGACTCGAGGACTTCTCCCGGCACGGGCTCGGTCACCTCACCCGCGCCTACGGCACCCGCCCGGTTGACGCCGCCGCCCGGGCGGCGTGGTTGTGGAAGTTCCAGCGGGACCTGGTGACCGGCACCCGGCTGGGCATCCCGGCGCTCGTCCACGAGGAGTGCCTGACCGGCCTGTCGGCGTGGAAGGCGGCCACGTTCCCCACGCCGTTGGCCTGGGGCGCCGCGTTCGACCCCGATCTGGTGACCGAGATGGCGGCGGCGATCGGGGCGTCGATGCGGGCGCTCGGCATCCACCAGGGCCTGTCCCCGGTGCTGGACGTGATCCGGGATCCGCGCTGGGGCCGGGTCGACGAGTGCATCGCCGAGGACCCCTACCTGGTCGGCACCGTCGGCACGTCGTACGTGCGGGGCCTCCAGTCGCAGGGGGTGCACGCGACGTTGAAGCACTTCGCCGGCTATTCCGCCTCCCGGGCCGGGCGCAACTTCGCCCCGGTCCACGCCGGCCCCCGCGAGATGGCCGACGTGCTGCTGCCGCCGTTCGAGATGGCGATCCTCGACGGCGACGCGCGCAGCGTCATGCACTCCTACGCAGAGGTCGACGGCGTGCCGGTGGCGGCCGACCCGGCGATGCTGACCGGCGTGCTGCGGGACCGGTGGGGCTTCGACGGCACGGTGGTGGCCGACTACTTCGGGGTGGCCTTCCTGAACCTGCTGCACCACGTCGCGGCCGACAACGCGGACGCGGCAGCGCAGGCGCTGGCCGCGGGCCTGGACATCGAGCTGCCGACCGGCGACGCCTACCTGACGCTGCCGGCGTCGGTGCGGGCCGGAGTGGTCGACGAGACGTTCGTCGACCGGGCGGTGCTGCGGATCCTGCGCCAGAAGCTGGAGCTGGGGCTGCTCGACGCCACGTTCACCGAGGAGCCGCCCGGCGCGATCGACCTCGACCCGCCGGAGCACCGGGCGATCGCCCGCCGCCTCGCCGAGGAGTCGGTCGTCCTGGTCGGCAACGACGGCGTCCTCCCGCTGCCCGCGGGTCGGCGGGTGGCGGTCGTCGGTCCGAACGCCGACCGGCAGGGCGCGCTGTTCGGGTGCTACTCCTTCCTCAACCACGTGCTCGTCCAGCACCCCGGCGTGGAGACCGGCATCGAGGTGCCGACCGTCCTCGACGCGGTGCGGGGCGAGTTCGGCGCCGACCACGTCACCTGGGCCGGGGGCTGCGACGTGGACAGCGATGACCGGTCCGGTTTCGACGAGGCGGTCGCCACGGCGTCCGCCGCCGACGTCGCCGTCCTGGTCGTCGGCGACCACGCCGGCCTCTTCGGGCGCGGCACGGTCGGGGAGGGCTGCGACCGGGACGACCTGGAGCTGCCCGGCGTCCAGCGGGAGCTGGTCGAGGCGGTCCTGGCCACGGACACTCCGGTGGTCCTGGTGCTGCTCACCGGCCGGCCCTACGCGGTCGGCTGGGCGTTGTCCCGGTGCGCGGCAGTGGTGCAGACGTTCTTCCCCGGCGAGGAGGGCGCCGGCGCGATCGCCGGGGTGCTGTCGGGGCGGGTCAACCCGTCGGGCCGGTTGCCGGTGAGCCTGCCCGGCTCGGCCGGCGCGCAGCCGTACTCCTATCTGCACCCGACGCTCGGCGAGGGCAGCAACGGCACCAACCTGCCGGCGACGCCGGTGGCGTCGTTCGGTCACGGCCTGTCGTACACGACGTTCGCGCACTCCGACCTCACCGTGCCGGCCACCGTGCCGGCCGACGGGGCGCTGCGCGTGACGGTGCGGGTGACGAACACCGGGGCGGTCGCCGGCGACGACGTGGTCCAGCTCTACGGCCGCGACGTGGTGGCCTCGGTGACCCGGCCGGTGGCGCAGCTGCTGGGCTACCAGCGGGTGCGCCTGGAGCCGGGGCAGTCGGTGACCGTCGAGCTGACGGTGCCCACCACTCGCCTGGCCTTCTCCGACCGCACGCTCACCCGGGTGGTGGAGCCCGGCGACGTCGAGCTGTGGGTGGGCACGAGCGTCCGGCAGGACACGCAGGCGTCGACCACGCTCGTCGGCGACGTCGTCGAGGTCACCAACGCTTCTCCGCGCTGGACGACCACGAAGCTGGGCTGA
- a CDS encoding carbohydrate ABC transporter permease: MSANTVVSRPAGRRPLSWGTPLTYALALAVAAVSIAPIVYVIIGGFRTTPQIVADPAGLPDPWVWDNYSRVLTQSDFWRQAFNSAVIALGTTLGVVVLGLCAAFVIARYTFRGREALHTFFTLGLLFPAGAAILPLYLMLRDLNLINSYYAVILPQVAFSLPITIVILRPFLSAIPRELEDAAAIDGADRLGFLWRIVLPLSRPALVTVGILAFVASWNAFLLPLLVLGDVNLHTLPLGVQNFSSQYTTDTAGVLAFTSLAMLPALLFFTLAEKQIVGGLQGAVKG, from the coding sequence GTGAGCGCTAACACCGTCGTCTCCCGGCCCGCCGGCCGCCGTCCGCTGTCCTGGGGCACCCCGCTGACGTACGCGCTCGCGCTCGCGGTCGCGGCCGTGTCGATCGCGCCGATCGTCTACGTCATCATCGGCGGTTTCCGCACCACGCCGCAGATCGTGGCGGATCCGGCCGGCCTGCCTGACCCCTGGGTCTGGGACAACTACTCCCGGGTGCTCACCCAGAGCGACTTCTGGCGGCAGGCGTTCAACAGCGCGGTGATCGCGCTCGGCACCACGCTCGGTGTCGTGGTGCTCGGCCTCTGCGCCGCGTTCGTGATCGCCCGCTACACCTTCCGCGGCCGGGAGGCGTTGCACACGTTCTTCACGCTCGGCCTGCTCTTCCCGGCCGGCGCGGCCATCCTGCCGCTCTATCTGATGCTGCGGGACCTGAACCTGATCAACTCCTACTACGCGGTGATCCTGCCGCAGGTCGCGTTCTCGTTGCCGATCACGATCGTCATCCTGCGGCCGTTCCTGTCCGCCATCCCGCGGGAGTTGGAGGACGCCGCCGCGATCGACGGCGCGGACCGCCTCGGGTTCCTCTGGCGGATCGTGCTGCCGCTGTCCCGACCGGCGCTCGTCACCGTCGGCATCCTCGCGTTCGTGGCGAGCTGGAACGCGTTCCTGCTGCCGCTGCTCGTCCTCGGCGACGTCAACCTGCACACCCTGCCGCTGGGCGTGCAGAACTTCTCCAGCCAGTACACCACCGACACCGCCGGCGTCCTCGCCTTCACCTCGCTGGCAATGCTGCCGGCGCTGCTCTTCTTCACGCTCGCCGAGAAGCAGATCGTCGGCGGTCTCCAGGGCGCGGTCAAGGGCTGA
- a CDS encoding glycosyltransferase family 2 protein gives MGETLAVAADSRLSRAATPRAPGPPPVGPPPAAPPGPAGRPAPERRQRNIRARLAYARCGAVAGPLRPPRHPDATVQLRPAASVAARLVLTLLVLVNSAAGLLLVGWLLLPRHVPGPGVIGLGGWSTVAARLAFCVVVGIELIRLAQNLVVWVFAFHAKDPVPVDPPVGLRVALLTTIVPSREPLAVAERTLRRLREIVYCGQVDVWILDEGDDPAVRAMAARLGVRHFSRRGRPEYNQPRGEFRARTKSGNHNAWRAEHEHRYDVVANVDPDHVPLPHFLERTLGYFRDPDVAFVVTPQVYGNMHQNFVAHGASVQQYLYNGLIARGGNGLDAPLLTGTGHLYRPAAWRTIGGYQDSIIEDHLTSIRIHAAVNPATGRRWKGVYTPDVVALGEGPTSWADYFNQQRRWAAGVCEILLRRNLRAPRELPSRRRWQYRLLQFYYPSVAVSLLLGNAATALYLLTGVEAGRLDPRMWATLWGATIGTWFLLWLWLRRFNIAPHEREEVGMVGMALALFAGPVYLAAAAGAVLRRRLGFVVTAKGSLRTAESLRTFRLHLCWAGASAGLLAASFAFDHGHPLLRVWPALTLVTGLAPPLIAWAENVRSRRGDPPGSSAPTGGGAPC, from the coding sequence ATGGGGGAAACGTTGGCCGTCGCCGCCGATTCACGCCTGTCCCGCGCCGCGACGCCGAGGGCGCCGGGGCCACCGCCGGTCGGTCCGCCGCCGGCCGCGCCGCCCGGACCGGCCGGCCGGCCGGCGCCGGAGCGCCGGCAGCGCAACATCCGGGCCCGCCTCGCGTACGCGCGCTGCGGCGCCGTCGCCGGGCCGCTGCGCCCACCCCGCCACCCCGACGCGACGGTGCAACTGCGCCCGGCCGCCTCGGTCGCCGCGCGGCTGGTGCTGACCCTGCTGGTGCTCGTCAACAGCGCCGCCGGCCTGCTCCTCGTCGGCTGGCTGCTGCTGCCGCGGCACGTGCCCGGCCCGGGGGTGATCGGGCTCGGCGGCTGGTCGACGGTCGCCGCCCGGCTGGCGTTCTGCGTGGTCGTCGGCATCGAGCTGATCCGGCTGGCGCAGAACCTGGTGGTGTGGGTGTTCGCCTTCCACGCCAAGGATCCGGTGCCCGTCGATCCGCCGGTCGGCCTGCGGGTGGCCCTGCTCACCACCATCGTGCCGAGCCGGGAGCCGCTCGCCGTCGCGGAGCGCACGCTGCGCCGGCTCCGGGAGATCGTCTACTGCGGACAGGTCGACGTGTGGATCCTCGACGAGGGCGACGACCCGGCGGTGCGGGCGATGGCGGCGCGGCTGGGCGTCCGCCACTTCAGCCGCCGGGGCCGGCCGGAGTACAACCAGCCGCGCGGGGAGTTCCGGGCCCGGACCAAGTCCGGCAACCACAACGCCTGGCGGGCCGAGCACGAGCACCGCTACGACGTGGTCGCCAATGTCGACCCGGACCACGTGCCGCTGCCCCACTTCCTGGAACGCACGCTCGGCTATTTCCGCGACCCCGACGTGGCGTTCGTGGTGACCCCCCAGGTGTACGGCAACATGCACCAGAACTTCGTCGCCCACGGCGCCTCGGTGCAGCAGTACCTCTACAACGGCCTGATCGCCCGGGGCGGCAACGGGCTGGACGCGCCGCTGCTCACCGGCACCGGCCACCTCTACCGCCCGGCGGCGTGGCGGACCATCGGCGGCTACCAGGACTCGATCATCGAGGACCACCTGACGAGCATCCGGATCCACGCGGCCGTCAACCCGGCCACCGGCCGCCGGTGGAAGGGCGTCTACACCCCGGACGTGGTGGCGCTGGGGGAGGGCCCGACCTCCTGGGCCGACTACTTCAACCAGCAGCGACGCTGGGCGGCCGGCGTCTGCGAGATCCTGCTCCGGCGGAACCTGCGCGCCCCGCGCGAGTTGCCGTCGCGCCGCCGCTGGCAGTACCGCCTGCTCCAGTTCTACTACCCGAGCGTCGCGGTCAGCCTGCTGCTGGGCAACGCCGCCACCGCGCTGTACCTGCTCACCGGCGTCGAGGCGGGCCGGCTCGATCCGCGAATGTGGGCGACGCTGTGGGGAGCGACGATCGGCACCTGGTTCCTGCTCTGGCTGTGGTTGCGCCGCTTCAACATCGCGCCGCACGAACGGGAGGAGGTCGGCATGGTCGGTATGGCGCTGGCGCTGTTCGCCGGGCCGGTCTACCTGGCCGCCGCGGCCGGCGCGGTGCTGCGCCGCCGGCTCGGCTTCGTGGTCACCGCCAAGGGGTCGCTGCGCACCGCGGAGTCGCTGCGCACCTTCCGGCTGCACCTGTGCTGGGCGGGCGCGTCCGCCGGTCTGCTCGCGGCGAGCTTCGCGTTCGACCACGGCCACCCGCTGCTACGGGTGTGGCCGGCGCTGACGCTCGTCACCGGTCTCGCCCCACCGCTGATCGCCTGGGCGGAGAACGTGCGCTCCCGGCGGGGCGACCCGCCGGGGTCGTCGGCGCCGACCGGCGGGGGTGCGCCGTGCTGA